The Heteronotia binoei isolate CCM8104 ecotype False Entrance Well chromosome 14, APGP_CSIRO_Hbin_v1, whole genome shotgun sequence genome has a window encoding:
- the LOC132582284 gene encoding fatty acid 2-hydroxylase-like: protein MGRPGRAPGGVAWRGGACICWRWRRTGRAAAAERSGCTLSPAPWLAMALPDDGPRSYSSAELRQRCAQGACLVLSERRLYDLTPFVRLHPGGEQLLQERAGTDIRDALDGPPHRHSDNARRWLEQYYLGDLSDPEPAAAAAEATPAINASNVGKEVAAVAERQVAYL, encoded by the exons ATGGGGAGGCCGGGCCGCGCCCCCGGGGGCGTGGCGTGGCGTGGCGGCGCCTGCATATGCTGGCGATGGAGGCGGACGGGCAGGGCTGCAGCGGCGGAGCGGAGCGGCTGCACACTCTCCCCGGCGCCTTGGCTGGCCATGGCTCTCCCCGACGACGGGCCCCGCTCGTACAGCAGCGCCGAGCTGCGGCAGCGCTGCGCCCAGGGCGCCTGCCTGGTGCTCAGCGAACGCCGCCTCTACGACCTGACCCCCTTCGTGCGCCTCCACCCGGGCGGCGAGCAGCTGCTCCAGGAGCGGGCGGGCACCGACATCCGCGACGCCCTCGACGGCCCGCCGCACCGGCACTCGGACAACGCGCGCCGCTGGCTCGAGCAGTACTACCTGGGCGACCTGAGCGACCCCGagccagccgccgccgccgccgaagCCACTCCG GCTATCAATGCGAGCAATGTTGGGAAGGAAGTGGCTGCGGTggcagaaagacaggttgcttacctgtaa